The following proteins are co-located in the Providencia sneebia DSM 19967 genome:
- a CDS encoding type II/III secretion system protein, translating into MKYIVSNFLIGLTFLFSSLTQAQSLEMNNVPILDFVNWYSQLSGKGVVVPAKFDEKITVFNADITANNLDSFFISVMASRGFEVISGNPVIIRQNNAIRVNPVLDINAENDTDYAVPAIDPHYNDDGSSFNQLIDYPIQSQPKLLEVSTKTYKFKNITASSAFPAVDIFLKSFPTSGSSAIVDKASNSLIVSTVKGNFDNLDTFIQDIDVRIHQVLIEAIMFEVGKGSSFDFSFGAGKKSGSNVVGGVNTSSLGESLSSLGGSFGIYSGNILSLALTAVEGSKDSKILSVPRILALSGSEGFISSGQNVPIVTGKVVGEGVDIKNPFQTITRKDVGINLRVTPIVLGDNSIMLDIASNSGSISNITDASDIILNERTINTTVQVNNGDTLLIGGLIQHSAINDKSSTPGASSIPVIGWLFDSKSESESENTMYILIRARIVTPISST; encoded by the coding sequence ATGAAATACATTGTCAGTAATTTTTTGATTGGACTCACTTTTTTATTTTCTTCACTGACACAAGCACAATCATTGGAAATGAACAACGTTCCTATCCTTGATTTTGTGAATTGGTACTCTCAGTTATCAGGCAAAGGTGTTGTTGTTCCAGCTAAATTTGATGAAAAAATCACAGTTTTTAACGCTGATATTACTGCGAATAACCTCGATTCGTTTTTTATTTCGGTGATGGCTTCCCGTGGCTTTGAAGTTATCTCAGGCAATCCTGTGATTATCCGACAAAACAATGCGATCCGTGTTAACCCTGTCTTAGATATTAATGCCGAGAATGATACGGATTATGCTGTTCCAGCTATTGACCCTCATTATAATGATGATGGTTCATCGTTTAACCAACTGATTGATTATCCAATACAATCCCAACCTAAGTTATTAGAAGTCTCAACTAAAACCTATAAATTTAAAAATATTACCGCATCGTCGGCATTTCCTGCGGTCGATATCTTTTTAAAGTCATTTCCAACATCGGGTTCATCTGCCATCGTTGATAAGGCCTCAAATTCTTTAATTGTTTCAACGGTTAAGGGTAATTTTGATAATTTAGATACGTTTATTCAGGATATTGATGTTCGAATACATCAGGTATTGATTGAAGCGATTATGTTTGAAGTTGGAAAGGGATCATCATTCGATTTTTCATTTGGTGCAGGGAAAAAATCAGGCTCTAATGTTGTCGGGGGCGTAAATACCAGCTCACTAGGTGAATCGTTATCATCATTAGGCGGTTCATTTGGCATTTACTCGGGCAATATTCTCTCTCTTGCCTTAACTGCGGTTGAAGGCTCAAAAGACAGTAAGATCTTATCTGTACCCAGAATATTAGCCTTATCAGGTTCAGAAGGGTTTATTTCATCAGGTCAAAATGTGCCAATTGTCACGGGAAAAGTTGTTGGGGAGGGCGTTGATATCAAAAATCCGTTTCAAACCATTACTCGTAAAGATGTTGGGATTAATTTACGGGTGACACCGATTGTACTCGGTGATAATTCCATCATGTTAGATATTGCGTCTAATTCAGGCAGCATCTCTAATATTACGGATGCGTCTGACATCATTTTGAACGAGCGAACAATCAATACAACGGTTCAGGTAAATAATGGTGATACGCTGTTGATTGGTGGTCTTATTCAACATAGTGCCATTAATGATAAATCATCGACACCAGGGGCTTCTTCAATCCCCGTTATTGGCTGGCTTTTTGATTCTAAGTCTGAATCTGAGTCAGAAA